Part of the Pseudomonas lijiangensis genome is shown below.
TCATCGCGGATATAGGCGCAGGCGTTGATGAAGTCCACAGCGTAGTTGTTGTGTTCTTCGATACCGGTGGCGATGGCGAAGATGTTCGGGTCGAAGATGATGTCTTCCGGCGGGAAGCCCACTTCGTTGACCAGGATGTCGTAGGAGCGCTTGCAGATTTCCTTCTTGCGCGCTTCGGTATCGGCCTGACCGGCTTCGTCGAACGCCATGACCACCACTGCCGCACCATAGCGCTTGCAGAGTTTTGCATGGTGAATGAACTGCTCGACGCCTTCCTTCATGCTGATGGAGTTGACGATGCCCTTGCCCTGGATGCATTTGAGGCCGGCTTCGATCACGTCCCACTTGGAGGAGTCGATCATGATCGGCACGCGGGAGATGTCCGGCTCGCCTGCGATCAGGTTGAGGAAGGTCACCATGGCCTTCTTCGAGTCCAGCATCCCTTCGTCCATGTTGATGTCGATCACCTGGGCACCGGCTTCGACCTGCTGCAGGGCGACTTCCAGGGCTTCGGTGTAGTTGTCTTCACGGATCAGGCGGGCGAAACGGGCGGAACCGGTGATGTTGGTGCGCTCGCCGACGTTGACGAACAGCGACTGCCGATCGATGGTGAACGGCTCAAGGCCCGACAGGCGGCAGGCCTTCGGAATATCCGGGATCTGGCGCGGCGCGTAGCCCGACACGGCTTCGGCAATGGCCTTGATGTGCGCAGGCGTGGTGCCGCAGCAGCCGCCGACGATGTTCAGGAAGCCGCTCTGGGCGAATTCCTCGATGATTTTTGCCGTCTGGCTGGGCAGCTCGTCGTATTCACCGAAAGCGTTGGGCAGGCCTGCGTTCGGGTGCGCGGAAACGTAAGTGTTTGCCTTGGTAGCCAGTTCCTGCAGGTAAGGCCGCAGGTCGCTGGCACCCAGGGCGCAGTTCAGGCCGACGGAGATCGGTTTGGCGTGGCTGATGGAGTTCCAGAAGGCTTCGGTGGTCTGGCCCGACAGGGTGCGGCCCGACGCATCGGTGATGGTGCCGGAAATCATGATCGGCAGCTCGAAGCCGATTTCCTCGAAGACGCCCTGCACGGCAAAGATCGCTGCCTTGGCGTTGAGGGTGTCGAAGATGGTTTCGATCAGGATCAGGTCGGCGCCGCCCTCGATCAGGCCGCGAGTGGCTTCGGTGTAGTTTTCGACCAGTTCGTCGAAGGTCACGTTGCGGTAGCCGGGGTTGTTCACGTCCGGCGACAGGGAGCAGGTGCGGCTGGTCGGGCCAAGCACGCCGGCGACAAAACGCGGTCTGTCCGGGGTTTCGAGGGTTTTTGCATCGGCGACCTTGCGCGCCAGACGTGCACCTTCAACGTTCAGCTCGTAGACCAGCGCTTCCATGCCGTAATCGGCCTGGGAAACCTGGGTGGCATTGAAGGTATTGGTTTCCAGAATGTCTGCGCCGGCATCCAGATAAGCCTTCTCGATGGCACCGATCACATCGGGGCGCGTCAGGACCAGCAGATCGTTGTTGCCTTTGACATCGCTTGGCCAGTCGGCGAAGCGTTTGCCACGGTAATCCTCTTCCTCGAGCCTGTAGCTCTGGATCATGGTGCCCATGCCGCCATCGAGGATCAGGATCCTCTGTTTCAGAGCATTGAGAAAGGCTTGATGGCGGGCGCTGCGGTCAGACATGGGATTACCCTGGAAAGGTCGATACAGAAAGGTCGAGATAATACCAAACCGGAGCGCTTTTGGTGTTGGTGGCGGCTTTGCATGAAAATAGCTCATGTTGAAACCCGCTATACGCTGTAGAATTGCGCGTTTTTTCCTTTCAAGGCCCCGGATATGCCGTACCGCTTGCCAAGCCTCTTGTTGCTGTTGTGGTGCTGCGCTGTCCAGGCCCAGGGAGCGCCTGCATCACCTGTACCGAATATTTCCTATGTACGGGATATCCAGCCGATCCTGACCCAGAAGTGCGTGGCCTGCCACGCCTGCAATGACGCGCCTTGCCAGTTGAACCTGGGCAGCGGCGAAGGCATGAGTCGCGGGGCCAACAAGACGCCGGTCTATCAGGGCGAGCGCAGCGCTGCGATGACGCCGACCCGGTTGTTCTACGACGCCAGCGGTACTGATGCGTGGCGGAGCAAGGATTTCTATTCGGTGCTCGATGCCCAGGGCAGCCAGGCTTCCCTGATGGCACGCATGCTGGAGTTGGGCCACAGTGCGCCATTACCGCCCAACAGCAAGATCCCCGACGATATCGTGCTGGGCCTGAACCGGGAAAACCTCTGCCCGTTGCCGGGGGAGTTCCCGGCTTATGCCAAGGCGCATCCCACCGGTGGCATGCCGCTGGCAGTGGCCGGGCTGAGCGATGCCGAGTACCAGACCCTGCAACGCTGGCTGGCTGCCGGTGCGCCGGTGGAGCAACAGCCCATCATGCCCAATGTCGCCGAAGCGGCTCAGATTGCCGAGTGGGAAGCCTTGCTCAATCGTCCGGGCTCCAGAGAAGCGCTGGTAGGCCGCTGGCTGTACGAGCACCTGTTTCTGGCACACGTCTATTTTGAAGGCGGCGATACCGGGCATTTCTTCCAGTGGGTTCGCTCGCGCACCCCGAGCGGTAAGCCTGTGGATCTGATTGCCACCCGGCGCCCCAACGACGATCCGGGCAATGACTTCTATTACCGGTTGATTCCCGTCCAGGGCGTGATCGTTCACAAGACCCATATCACCTATCCGATGAGCCCCCAGAAGCTCAAACGGGTCAAGGACCTGTTTTACGGCTCCAACTGGAGCGTGAATGCAATGCCGGGCTACGGCCCGGGGCATCGTGCCAATCCGTTTCTGACCTTCGAGGCGATTCCGGCGCAGGCGCGTTATCAGTTCATGCTCGATAACGCCGAATACTTCGTACGCACCTTCATTCGCGGGCCGGTATGCCGCGGCCAGATTGCGACCGACGTGATCCGCGACCATTTCTGGGTGCTGTTCCAGGAGCCGGGGCATGATCGTTACATCACCGATGCCCAGTATCGTGGGCAGGCTACGCCTTTGCTGGCCATGCCGGGGCAGAACGATCAGGTCGGCAGTATTCTGAGTTTGTGGCTTTCCTACCGGGACCGCCGCAACGCCTATGAAGACCTGCGTCGTGACAGCTACGCCAGCATGACGCCACCGAGCTGGTCGACGCTGTGGGCCGGCAACGATAACTCGCTGCTGACGGTGTTCCGCCATTTCGACAGCGCTTCTGTGACCAAAGGACTGATTGGCGATGTGCCGCATTCGCTGTGGTTATTCGACTATCCGCTGCTGGAGCGCACCTATTATCAACTGGCGGTGAACTTCGACGTTTACGGCAACATTTCCCATCAGGCCCAGACCCGGCTCTATTTCGACCTGATTCGCAATGGCGCAGAAATCAACTTCCTGCGCCTGATGCCGGCCGACAAGCGCGAGAAGATGCTGGGCGACCTGTATCAGGACTCCGGCAAGTTCAAGATGTGGCTGGACTACCAGCGTATTGATGACGATACGGCCAGCGGCCTGAAGCTCGATGGGCATCATCCTCGTCAGGACTTCGCACGGCAGTTGATTCAGCGCTCCGGCACGCTCAATGCTGCGCCGGACCCGATCAACCGCTGCCAGGGCGCCTATTGCTCACGGTCCGGCATCAGCCCGGTTTTTGCCCAGGCAGAGCAATCCCTCAGTCGACTGGTTTCACGGCCTGCTGCGGGCCTCAAGGTCATCGATCAGTTGCCCGAAGCGACCATGTTGCGCGTGGAGGACGCCAGCGGCAAACGCATGATGTACAGCATGCTGCGCAACCGTGCTCACAGCAACGTGGCCTTCCTGCTGGGCGAGTCGTATCGCTATCAACCGGGTCTGGACACCCTGACCATTTACCCGGGCGTGCTCAGCAGCTATCCGAACTTCATGTTCAACATCCCGGCTGGTGAAGTGCCGGTTTTCGTCGATGCCATGCAACAGGTCAAGGATCAGGCCGGGTTCGAGAAAATCGTGGAGCGCTGGGGCGTCAGGCGTACCCATCCGCTGTTCTGGACCTACTTCCATGACATCAATCGTTATATTCAGGAGACCGAGCCGCGAGAGGGCGGTGTGCTGGATATGAACCGCTACGAAAACCTCTAGAAGTCGACGCAGGCCACGTAGGTCGTGGCCTGCGGCCACTACTGTTTCCTGAACGAAACAGGATTTTCCTGATCTTTTTTGTCATCTCACTGTCCGACCCCATGCGCGTCCGGCTCACTTCGAGTGTCGGGCTTGGTTGAAAAGGCAGGTGACAAGAGGTTTTGTGGATGTTGATTTCGGTTCAGGCTTTACGGGCTTTCGCCGCGTGGGTTGTTGTGTGTCATCACTTCATGCAGATTTTTTTCGATTTCAAGGCCAGCGGTCCCGTTGGCGAATTCTTTGTTTCAAAGGGCGCAGTGGGCGTCGATATCTTCTTTGTCATCAGCGGGCTGGTGATCTACCTCTCGACCCATAACAGCGACATGCCCGCCGGGCGTTTCATCCTGCACCGTCTGATCCGTATCGTTCCTGCCTACTGGCTGTACACCGCCGCCATGGGGCTGTTGCTGCTGGTTGCGGCTCCCTGGCTGCCTCATCAGGTGATCGGCTGGCAGAACTTCCTGCTGTCGCTGTTCTTCATTCCTTCGGAAAACCCCGGCGGTTACGGCCTGTATCCCACGCTGAATGTCGGCTGGACCCTGAACTACGAGATGCTGTTCTACGTGCTGTTCTCCATGGTGTTTCTGTTCGAGCAGCGCCATCGGCCCTTGATCATCGCGGCAGCACTCTTTGCCGTGACCGAGATTCTGGCTCGCAGCGGCCTGATCAGCCGGTTCTACGGTAACGACATTGTCTACGAGTTCCTGTTGGGGATCGGTATCGGCATGCTCTATCGCCGTGGCTGGATCAAGGAAGGGTTATGGATGCCATTGGCGGGGATAGTGGCTGCCATGCTGGTGATTCATCATCTGACCAACGAGCAGCGCCTGCTGAACTGGGGGCTGCCAAGCGCACTGATCGTGTTCTGCGCCATCTCGCTTGAACCCTACCTGCGCGGCAGCCGTTTGCTCAAGACCATGGGCGATTGTTCCTATTCGGTCTATCTGCTGCATGTGCTGGTGCTTTACGGCGGCCTGCTCATGGCCCAGCGCTTTGCCTTGAACCCGTATCTGGTCTTTGCCTTCTGCGTGCCGATCATAGCCATCGGAGCATGGTGCAGTTACGAGTGGATCGAGAAGGGCTTGTATCAGCGGATGCGTCGCAGCCTGGATGCTCGTCAGGAAGGAAGAGGCGCCGCTGCGCTTTCCTGACAAAAATACTAGGACTTTGTATGCGCATCCGATTGGCGTAAACTGCCGGCAAGTCTGCGAGGAACGTTCATGACCGCTATCACTATTACCGATGCTGCCCACGATTATCTGGCCGATCTGCTGGAAAAGCAGAACACTCCAGGTATCGGCATCCGCGTGTTTATCACCCAGCCTGGCACTCAGTACGCTGAAACCTGCATTGCCTACTGCAAGCCGGGCGAAGAAAAACCTGAAGACAAGGCCATTGGCCTCAAGAGCTTCACGGCCTGGATCGATGGTTTCAGCGAAGCCTTTCTGGATGACGCCGTGGTCGATTACGCCACTGATCGCATGGGTGGCCAGTTGACCATCAAGGCACCAAACGCCAAGGTGCCGATGGTCAATGCCGACAGCCCGATCAACGAGCGCATCAACTACTACCTGCAAACCGAGATCAACCCGGGGCTCGCCAGCCACGGCGGTCAGGTGACCCTGATCGACGTGATCGAGGAAGAAGAGCGCAATATCGCCGTCCTGCAGTTCGGCGGTGGTTGCCAGGGTTGCGGTCAGGCCGATGTCACCTTGAAGGAAGGTATCGAGCGTACCTTGCTGGAGCGTATTCCTGAGCTGTCGGGTGTGCGTGATGTAACTGACCATACCCAGAAAGAAAACGCTTATTACTGAGTGGTTTTCTTCGCGAATGAATTCGCTCCCACCCCCCCCTGTGGGGGCGAATTTATTCGCGAACATCATCAAGGCCTGAACAAATGTGCATGCCCGGCGCGATACAGCGATGACTCGCCAAACGTATCGTCAGCCAGTACACGCCCGACCAGAATCAGCGCCGTACGCTTGAATCCCTTCTCCAGCACCTTGTCGTGAATGTCGGCCAGGGTGCCCAACACCCAGTCCTGATCCGGCCAGCTTGCGCGATGGACCACGGCTGTCGGGCAGTCCGCCCCGTAATGCGGTGTCAGTTCTTCCACGATTTTCTGCAGATTGTTGACCCCCAGGTGAATGGCCATGGTGGCCCGATGCTGGGCCAGGCTTGCCAGTTCTTCGCCTGCCGGCATCGACGTCTTGTCGGCGTAACGGGTCAGGATCACGCTCTGGGAAATGTCCGGCAACGTCAGTTCGGTACCCAGCAAGGCGGCGCAGGCAGCCGTGGCCGTTACACCGGGAATGATTTCAAAGGGAATGCCCAGCTCACGCAGGCGACGAATCTGTTCGCCAATCGCGCCATACAGGCTCGGGTCGCCTGAGTGCACCCTGGCTACATCCCGGCCCTGTTCATGAGCAGATTTCATCAGGGAGATGATCTGTTCCAGATGCAGCTCGGCACTGTTGACCACCTGAACGGCATGATTGCCATCCAGTACGGCCACCGGCACCAGTGAACCGGCATAAATGATGACCGGGCAGTAATGGATCAGTCGCTGCCCCTTGACGGTGATCAGGTCCGGATCGCCAGGGCCTGCGCCGATGAAAAAGACGGTCAATGAAATCTCCTGAATCAAACGGTATTAATGAGCCGCGTATTATCGACACGGCTCGCCAAGGCAAAGGTTGCCCGGGCGTTCTTCTGGCGTGCGATCACCAGTGTTGCCGGGCTTTTGCCCAATTGGCTGGCCAGTGCCAGCGCTGCGCTTTCGGCAACCCCGTGGCAGCCCGTGTGCTGGAAGGCCGTTGGCGAGCGGTGGGTCAGTTGCGGTTCGTATTCTGCCATTTGCGACGCGCTGAAGAAGATCAGCGGCACGGACAGTTGTTCGGCCAATTCCAGCAAGCCCGGTTCGTCCTGCTTGAGGTCGATGGAGGCGAGGGCAGTGATGGCGCCGATTTCCAGGCCATGGGCTTTCAGGCTGCTTTCGATGAGCTCCAGCAGGCTCGCGGCCGGGCAGCCGCGCTGGCAACCCAGGCCTGCCACAAGGGCAGGGCCGGATTGCCCGGTGCCGTGATCAGGCGTGCAGGTCGGCATTGCTGCGACGGAACAGCCAGGCGCTGATCAGGCCCAGAGCGACCCAGAACAACGCATTGGTCAGCAGCGAAGCCAGGATGAACTGCGATTCCAGCGCTTCGGGAGCCAGGCTCTCATGAGTCAATGGCTGTGGCGCGCCAATCAGATGCGGCACAACCACAATGGCCGCGCCCAGCACCTTGAGCAGCCCGTTCTGGCCGAAGGCGATCAAGGCCAGACCGGCAGCCGTGGAGGCCGCCGTTCCGATCCACCAGTACTGGCGCAGGTTCAGGTCGGCAGCCGCAGTACCCGGCAGTTCAGGCGGCAGGCCCAGTGTCGGCGCCAGGACGAAGACCGCAAAACCGGCCAGCCCCCATAATGCGCCCTGAGAGGTGCGGCCCGGTGCGCGCAGCGTGTAGAGCGCCACCAGCATCAAGGCAAAACCCACCGCGACCACCAGATTGCCGCCGGTCGTGGAGAGAATGCGCTGCCAGCCGTCTTCCGGCTCCCAGGCTTCTTCGTCGTGGCTGTGCCCTGCGGCGGAAGCATCGGCGTGGTCATGTTCATGCACGTGCTCGGCGGGTGCCTTTTCGAAGGTTTCGGCCTGAAGAATCAGGGGCGAGACCCAGAAGCTTTGCAGCAGGGTCAGCAGCAATGCCGCTAGCAGACCGCTGAAACCTGCCGTCTGAATGATTCGCTTGAACATGGCGTCAGGTCTCAATGGCAAGGGAAGGCGGCGCTGTGGCGGGTGTCGTGAGCAGCGTTGTGAACGGCGGCGATGTGCGAGAAACCGGCGAAGTACACCAGGCAGGCGCCAAGAATCGCAGCGCTGATGGCGGCTGTCAGGCGCTGGGCCTGGGTGGACGTGGTGGTGTTCGACTGGCTGCTGCTGATGGTGGACATGGCGCTTCCCTCTGGTTTCGACAGGCAGGCATGCGCACAGGAACCTGCTGACGGACGTCAGAAGGCTTCAACTGCGCCCGCCCACCGCGGGTGTGTCATTGAGTCAGTATCGGGCCGGTCTCCGGGCTCGCGAGGGGTGTCGATATTGTGCCTCGACGCCTTCAGGATCACCTTCCCATGCCGTGGCACAGTGGTTCTGATCCTCTCTCGCTTACCGTTGCGGGGGCAGCACCGGACTGACTCATGGACAAATGAGCGCACCGGTTTCCCGTTTCACCCCGTGAGGGGCACCCGTAACAAGTCGTGTAGGAGAGCATGGCGGCCCGTGAACGTCAATCTGAACGATTGACCTGCCTTCGACCTCTGCGTAGCCTTGCGCACTTGAGGTTCTCGACCTTGTGCAAAAGGTCGGGCTAAGACGGGAATGCGGTCCAAGCCGCAGCTGCCCCCGCAACTGTAAACGGTGATTTCATTGCATGGCCACTGCGCGAGCGGGAAGGCGCGATGAATGCCTGTCCTGCCGACACGCCGCCGTAAGCCAGGAGACCTGCCTCGAACCGGGCCACAGGCCCACGAATTCTCACTACAACCGGGCGGGGTGATCCGGTGGCGAATCGATCCGTGCGCAGCGCACGGTTCTCGTCCTGCTTGCCCGCCGTATTGCCAAAGGGCATCCGATGAAAACACTGGCCAAACTTCCCGTCACCATCGTTACCGGCTTCCTGGGCTCGGGCAAGACCACCCTGTTGCGGCACATGCTCGATAACGCCGAAGGGCGTCGCATCGCAGTGATCGTCAATGAGTTCGGCGAGCTGGGAATCGACGGCGAAATCCTCAAGCAGTGCACCATCGGCTGTACCGAAGAAGAAGCCAACGGTCGCGTCTATGAGCTGGCCAACGGCTGCCTGTGCTGCACGGTGCAGGAAGAGTTCTTCCCGGTGATGCGTGAACTGGTGGCGCGTCGCGCTGATCTGGACCATATCCTCATTGAAACCTCGGGCCTGGCACTGCCGAAACCTCTGGTCCAGGCGTTCCAGTGGCCGGAAATCCGCAATGCCTGCACCGTCGATGCCGTTATCACGGTGGTAGACAGCCCGGCCGTTGCAGCCGGTACTTTTGCCGCCTTCCCGGATCAGGTGGATGCCCAGCGCAAACTCGATCCGAACCTGGACCACGAATCCCCGCTGCATGAACTGTTCGCTGACCAGTTGGCCAGTGCCGATCTGGTGATTCTGAACAAGGCCGACATGATCGACGCCGAAGGTCTGGCTGCTGTACGCGCCGAAGTCGCCGAAGAGCTGCCGCCCGCGGTCAAGGTCATCGAGGCCAGCAATGGTCGTCTGCCAATCAATGTACTGCTGGGCGTGGGGGCCGAGTCGGAGCTGCATATCGACGGTCGCAAGACTCACCATGACCATCACGACGATGAGGATCATGACGACCACGATCATGATGTTTTTGATTCGATCTCTATCAAGCTGCCCCCAGCCGAAGAGGCTTTTCTCATGAACGTGCTGAACCGTATGGTGGTCCAGCACGGTATCCTGCGGGTCAAGGGTTTTGCCGCCATCCCCGGTAAACCGATGCGTCTCTTGATTCAGGGTGTAGGGACCCGTTTCGACAAGCACTTTGATCGTGCATGGAAGGCTGATGAAGAACGTGCCACCCACTTGGTATTGATCGGCCAGGAGCTGGATGCTGTAGCGTTGGAAAAACAACTCTACGATGAGCTAGAGCGTGAAGTTTATGTTGCTCTGGAAGCGAAGCTCAATGCTGCGACTGCCGGCTGATTCATGCATTTACTGAGAACCCAGCCGGGCGGTTTCGTACCCGACGACAGCATTGCCGACCTGGGGCAGACTCCGGCCGAGCTGGTGATTCTCTGCAGCGGCGATTCGAGCCTGGCCCTGCTGGCCGAAGCCGCGCAGCAACTGCCCGATGACTACCCGAGCCTGCGTCTGGCCAACCCGATGCAGGTGCAGAATCACGCCTCGGTGGACTTGTACGTCGATGAGGTGTTGCGCCACGCCAGGGTCATTCTGATTTCCCTGCATGGCGGTATTGGCTACTGGCGCTATGGCGTCGAGCGCTTGATGGAGCTGGCAGCCCGTGGCGTGCAGGTGATTCTGGTGCCGGGGGATGATCGTCCCGATCCGGAGCTGAGCGACCTGAGCACCGTGCCTGCCGAGGAGCGCGACCGACTCTGGCAGTTCCTGCGTCAGGGCGGCTTGCAGAATGCGCTGGACCTTTATCGTTGCATGGCCAGCAGCTGGCTTGAGCGCGATTACTCATGGGCTGAGCCCCAGCCACTGCCACGCACGGCCATCTATCACCCGCGCAAGGCGACGGCCACGCTGCCGGACTGGCAGGCAGACTGGACACCGGGGCATCCGGTGGTCGCGTTGCTGTTCTACCGCTCCCACTTGCAGGCAGCCAACACCGGTTTCATCGATGTGTTCTGCGAGCGCTTGCAGGCTCAAGGGCTCAATCCCTTGCCGATTGCGCTGGCGAGTCTCAAGGAGTCGGGTTGCCTGACCATGGTCGAGGACTGGCTGGATGAAGTCGAAGCCGAGCTGATCCTCAATACCACGGGCTTTGCCCAGTCCAGCCCCGAAGCGCCGCATCTGCGACCGTTTCGTCGCAATGTGCCGGTGATCCAGGCCATCTGCGCCCAGGACAACCAGCCCGCCTGGCAGGCCAGCGAGCAAGGCCTCGGGGCGCGGGATCTGGCGATGCACATTGCCTTGCCGGAACTGGACGGGCGCATCATCAGCCGGCCCATCAGTTTCAAGGACCTGGCCTGGCGCAGCGAGCGCAGCCAGTCGGACGTGGTGTGCTATCGCGCCCATCCCGAGCGCATGGACTTCGTCGCGCAACTGGCACGACGCTGGATCGAACTGGCGCGACTGCCCAATGCCAGCAAGCGGGTAGCGCTGATTCTGGCCAACTACCCGACCCGCGATGGCCGGATCGGCAACGGGGTAGGGCTCGACACGCCTGCGGCGGCGCTGAATATCCTGCGCGCCATGCAGAGCGAGGGCTATCCGCTGGCGCTGTTGCCTGAAAGCGGCACTGCGCTGATTCAGCAACTGCTGGGCGGCGTCACCAACGATCTGGAGAGCATCGACCTGCGCCCTTGCCAGCAAAGCATGGCGCTGGACGAGTACCTTGATGCCTTCGATGACTTGCCCCAGGCCAGCCGCGATGCGGTGAATGCCCGCTGGGGTGCGCCACAGAACGACCCGATGTTCCGCAGCGGGCGGATGATGATTGCCGGTATCCGCTTTGGCCTGACCTTTGTCGGCATTCAGCCTGCCCGTGGTTATCAGGTAGACCCCAGTGCGGTCTATCACGACCCCGATCTGGTGCCGCCTCACGGTTATCTCGCGTTCTACTTCTGGCTGCGCAAGGCGTATGGCGCCCATGCGGTGCTGCATGTGGGCAAGCATGGCAACCTGGAGTGGCTGCCGGGCAAGGGCGTCGGTCTTTCTCAAGACTGCTGGCCCGATGCAGTGCTGGGCGCGATGCCGAATATCTACCCGTTTATCGTCAACGATCCGGGCGAGGGTGCCCAGGCCAAGCGCCGCACCCAGGCGGTCATCATCGATCACCTGATGCCGCCCCTGACTCGCGCCGAAACCTACGGCCCGCTTCGCAATCTGGAGCTGCTGGCCGACGAATACTACGAGGCGCAACTGCTGGACCCGCGCCGGGCGCAGGAACTGCAACGGGACATTCTCAAGCTGGTGCGCGAAACCCGCATCGACCGGGAGCTGGCGCTGGACGAATCCATCGACAGCGACGCCGATGCCGCCATCTGGCTGCCGCGTCTGGACACCTATCTGTGTGACTTGAAGGAGTCGCAGATCCGCGATGGCCTGCATGTCTTTGGTCAATCCCCGCAAGGCCGTCTGCGTATCGACACGCTACTGGCACTGCTGCGCATTCCCCGTGGCGATGGCCGTGGCGCGCAGTCGAGTTTGCTTCGGGTGCTTGCCAAGGCTCTGGCGCTGGACTTTGACCCGCTGGATTGCGAGCTGGCCGAGCCCTGGAACGGTCCGCGTCCGTCCGTCTTGCTGGCAGTGAGTGGCGACCCATGGCGCACCACGGGCGATACCCGGGAGCGGCTTGAGCTGTATGCCGCGATTCTGATCGAACGCATCGTTGAGGCAGAGGCGATCGACGATCTGCCGGATCATCCTGAACTGGTGCTGGTTCTGGAAAGCCTTCGCGAGGTGGTCGCTCCGCGTCTGGATGCCTGCGGTCCCGAAGAGATGCGCGGTCTGCTGGATGCCCTGAATGGTCGTTTCGTACCTGCCGGGCCGAGCGGTGCGCCGAGTCGCGGGCGGCTGGACGTGCTGCCCACGGGCCGCAACTTCTTTACCGTGGATGTGCGCAACCTGCCGACCACTACGGCCTGGCGAATCGGTTTTCACTCGGCCAATCTTTTGCTGGAGCGCCATCTTCAGGATCATGGCGACCACTTGCGCCAGCTCGGCCTGTCGGTCTGGGGCACGGCCACCATGCGCACCGGTGGCGACGATATCGCCCAGGCCATGGCCTTGATGGGCGTGCGTCCGGTCTGGGCGACCGGTAGCCAGCGGGTCGATGACTTCGAGATTCTGCCCCTGAGCCTGCTGGATCGCCCCCGTGTTGACGTGACCTTGCGTGTATCCGGGTTCTTCCGTGATGCCTTTGCCAACCTGATCCGTCTGTTCGATGCCGCAGTACAGGCCGTTGCCGCTCTGGATGAACCGGACGATCAGAATCCGCTGGCGGCCCGTGTCCGTGAAGAGCGCCGCAGCTTTCAGGAGGCCGGCCTGAGTGAAGACGAAGCGGCGCGTCAGGCGGGCTGGCGCATTTTCGGCGCCAAGCCCGGTGCTTATGGCGCGGGTGTGCAGGGTGCCATCGATGGACGTCTGTGGCAGAGCCGTGAGGATCTGGCCGAGGTCTATCTGAACTGGGGTGGTTATGCCTACGGCGCGGCTGATGAAGGCACGCCTGCCC
Proteins encoded:
- a CDS encoding CbtB domain-containing protein, yielding MSTISSSQSNTTTSTQAQRLTAAISAAILGACLVYFAGFSHIAAVHNAAHDTRHSAAFPCH
- a CDS encoding cobalamin biosynthesis protein; translated protein: MPTCTPDHGTGQSGPALVAGLGCQRGCPAASLLELIESSLKAHGLEIGAITALASIDLKQDEPGLLELAEQLSVPLIFFSASQMAEYEPQLTHRSPTAFQHTGCHGVAESAALALASQLGKSPATLVIARQKNARATFALASRVDNTRLINTV
- a CDS encoding acyltransferase family protein gives rise to the protein MLISVQALRAFAAWVVVCHHFMQIFFDFKASGPVGEFFVSKGAVGVDIFFVISGLVIYLSTHNSDMPAGRFILHRLIRIVPAYWLYTAAMGLLLLVAAPWLPHQVIGWQNFLLSLFFIPSENPGGYGLYPTLNVGWTLNYEMLFYVLFSMVFLFEQRHRPLIIAAALFAVTEILARSGLISRFYGNDIVYEFLLGIGIGMLYRRGWIKEGLWMPLAGIVAAMLVIHHLTNEQRLLNWGLPSALIVFCAISLEPYLRGSRLLKTMGDCSYSVYLLHVLVLYGGLLMAQRFALNPYLVFAFCVPIIAIGAWCSYEWIEKGLYQRMRRSLDARQEGRGAAALS
- the cobM gene encoding precorrin-4 C(11)-methyltransferase — translated: MTVFFIGAGPGDPDLITVKGQRLIHYCPVIIYAGSLVPVAVLDGNHAVQVVNSAELHLEQIISLMKSAHEQGRDVARVHSGDPSLYGAIGEQIRRLRELGIPFEIIPGVTATAACAALLGTELTLPDISQSVILTRYADKTSMPAGEELASLAQHRATMAIHLGVNNLQKIVEELTPHYGADCPTAVVHRASWPDQDWVLGTLADIHDKVLEKGFKRTALILVGRVLADDTFGESSLYRAGHAHLFRP
- the nfuA gene encoding Fe-S biogenesis protein NfuA, whose amino-acid sequence is MTAITITDAAHDYLADLLEKQNTPGIGIRVFITQPGTQYAETCIAYCKPGEEKPEDKAIGLKSFTAWIDGFSEAFLDDAVVDYATDRMGGQLTIKAPNAKVPMVNADSPINERINYYLQTEINPGLASHGGQVTLIDVIEEEERNIAVLQFGGGCQGCGQADVTLKEGIERTLLERIPELSGVRDVTDHTQKENAYY
- the cobW gene encoding cobalamin biosynthesis protein CobW, which codes for MKTLAKLPVTIVTGFLGSGKTTLLRHMLDNAEGRRIAVIVNEFGELGIDGEILKQCTIGCTEEEANGRVYELANGCLCCTVQEEFFPVMRELVARRADLDHILIETSGLALPKPLVQAFQWPEIRNACTVDAVITVVDSPAVAAGTFAAFPDQVDAQRKLDPNLDHESPLHELFADQLASADLVILNKADMIDAEGLAAVRAEVAEELPPAVKVIEASNGRLPINVLLGVGAESELHIDGRKTHHDHHDDEDHDDHDHDVFDSISIKLPPAEEAFLMNVLNRMVVQHGILRVKGFAAIPGKPMRLLIQGVGTRFDKHFDRAWKADEERATHLVLIGQELDAVALEKQLYDELEREVYVALEAKLNAATAG
- a CDS encoding fatty acid cis/trans isomerase, whose amino-acid sequence is MNLGSGEGMSRGANKTPVYQGERSAAMTPTRLFYDASGTDAWRSKDFYSVLDAQGSQASLMARMLELGHSAPLPPNSKIPDDIVLGLNRENLCPLPGEFPAYAKAHPTGGMPLAVAGLSDAEYQTLQRWLAAGAPVEQQPIMPNVAEAAQIAEWEALLNRPGSREALVGRWLYEHLFLAHVYFEGGDTGHFFQWVRSRTPSGKPVDLIATRRPNDDPGNDFYYRLIPVQGVIVHKTHITYPMSPQKLKRVKDLFYGSNWSVNAMPGYGPGHRANPFLTFEAIPAQARYQFMLDNAEYFVRTFIRGPVCRGQIATDVIRDHFWVLFQEPGHDRYITDAQYRGQATPLLAMPGQNDQVGSILSLWLSYRDRRNAYEDLRRDSYASMTPPSWSTLWAGNDNSLLTVFRHFDSASVTKGLIGDVPHSLWLFDYPLLERTYYQLAVNFDVYGNISHQAQTRLYFDLIRNGAEINFLRLMPADKREKMLGDLYQDSGKFKMWLDYQRIDDDTASGLKLDGHHPRQDFARQLIQRSGTLNAAPDPINRCQGAYCSRSGISPVFAQAEQSLSRLVSRPAAGLKVIDQLPEATMLRVEDASGKRMMYSMLRNRAHSNVAFLLGESYRYQPGLDTLTIYPGVLSSYPNFMFNIPAGEVPVFVDAMQQVKDQAGFEKIVERWGVRRTHPLFWTYFHDINRYIQETEPREGGVLDMNRYENL
- a CDS encoding CbtA family protein, whose amino-acid sequence is MFKRIIQTAGFSGLLAALLLTLLQSFWVSPLILQAETFEKAPAEHVHEHDHADASAAGHSHDEEAWEPEDGWQRILSTTGGNLVVAVGFALMLVALYTLRAPGRTSQGALWGLAGFAVFVLAPTLGLPPELPGTAAADLNLRQYWWIGTAASTAAGLALIAFGQNGLLKVLGAAIVVVPHLIGAPQPLTHESLAPEALESQFILASLLTNALFWVALGLISAWLFRRSNADLHA